The Cottoperca gobio chromosome 8, fCotGob3.1, whole genome shotgun sequence genome contains the following window.
CTCTGTAGGGTTGTCTTCATCTTGGGTTCCTTGTATGTCACTATGACTAAACCCACTTTAAATGAGGAAAAGATTTGGCCTTTGCTGAATATATTGTTTAGAAAGTATTCATCTTGTCTTATAGGTCATCTGAAGCCAAACGTTTCCCATGAAAAATGAAGGCATTTATAGAGATAGGGTTTACCGTTAGCCAAGTTTTTTTCCAAGAGGAAATGTTTTCCCTATTGTAAGTAGCTCTGCACCATCTTAACTTTGGCGTGCCTCCAGATAAAGATCGTCCCTAAGCTATCTGGAAGAAAGCCTGGACCAATTAGAGTGAGCGCAGCCAGTTGTAGGCTGAACGCACACACTTTTTGTTGGTAATATTATTCAAGCTGTGCCTCGGTCAGCACTCTCTTTATCCCACTCTCGCATGCTCTTCTAATCTCCCAGACTGATAAATGTAgtattttaaacacacattaaaaactTCTGGTGCCTTCATTTTGTGATCAGCAGAGGGGGAAACTCactaaaaacagacattttatcTGGTTTCACTTGTACTTCAAAATTGCATTTTTACCCTACATGACTGACACAATTGAATATATACATCTGCAGCATGACGCTGGTCAGGCGGGCGCCATTATCCTCTACGCAGTTAGTTTGAAAGAGGCTCCACTCAGATGGACGGCCACAGGCTCATTGTAATGTTTTATCATACCGGGGACAAAGACTGTGTGAGACGAAGTTACATTCTGAACAGACTGAAAACACCCTCTAAACTGGTCATAAAGTAAAAGGTAACTGTACAGGTGAAGTACAAATCACCTGCAATGAAACGTATCTTTATATGCCATATAAACTGGCATTCATGATATTACTTGAGTGTAGACTGTATTTACTGCTTCTAATAGTTTCATGATGCTATGAAGCCTTCTACTATCCTCTCAAACATTATTGAAGAAGAAATCACACCAAATGACTGCTGTTAGTTTTAAGACTCTTTATTAAGAGATAATACAGAAGGCCCTATTTTactataatacataatattttaaaatacatctCACTGGCAGGTTACTTAGGTCCTGAAATAGGAAACAAGAACATACAttacaaaaaacagaaaagtctaTATAGTGAATGGAAAATAATTGTTCTAATATAACTACTCTTAAAGTGACAAAATTAATCTATATTTAATACgttagatatttaaaaaaaggtggtAACATCAGTTTTACTGTTGCTGTGAATCCAAGACATATTGTGTGGACAGATCCCGCACTTTACCAATACTCGTTtgcattaaagaaataaaatctgTTAAACCCACTTTCTCAATTGTCACTTCCAATTTCCCCACACATCTTCTGTCATTGTTCGGCCCAACCACTAGGGGTCAGCACCGGGATCTTTTTTGGTCCTGGCCTGGCGGACCTCCTCCATGAGCTCTTTGAGGTACTCCATCTCCCTGGCCATCGATTCAGCCTTCTCGGTCAGCTCCATGTTCTTCCTCTCCAGCAGCGCATACTCATCAAGAAGCAATTCCTgctcacttttcttcttctgcctgtAACGTGTGGCAGCAGTCTTATTCTGCTCCATCTTCTTTAGTTTCTTGGCCTTTGGTGCCTTCAAAGTTACCCTTTCTTCACCGTCTGCATCCCGGAGGGACTTGACTTTGACACTGGGAGATGGTGGACTAGCTTTGTACACGGGCTCGGGGTACGGTCTGCTTCTGGAGGGCTTTGGTAGAGGGGAGGCCGGAGGGGAGGAATGAACAATATGCGATGTGGTGGTTACAGTGGTGATCCCGATTTCATGTTTGGGGGCCAGCAAGAAGACGATGCGGGTTGGCGAAAGGGAGAGCACGAGCCTCGGGATCTGAGAGACGACAGTAGCCACCACCGGCTTCACCTCACACTCTGACACGTCCACTTCACTGCCTAGGTCCAGGGTGTAGgctggggaggagggagaatCAACCAAAGTGGACGGCGGATCTGGGGAAGCTGGCTCAGATTTGATTTCCAGCTCCTGTTGTGGATCTGGGACATACAGGGGGACATCCTGTTCATCAATGTAAGATTCAGGCTCATCCACTGTAATGACAGGAGGATCTGAGCAGACAGTGGGAGGGGAAGGGATACAtggaagagaagcagagggaaGACTTGAGAGTGCAGGAGTTGAGATAGTGGGCAATGTGAGGGAGTCAAGCTCCATTGGGCATTCTAGGGATGCTAGGAGGTCTTCTGGACAGCCTGGGGACCCTTCAGTAGGACTGCAGGAGCCAATCAGAGAGTCCAGGTCAAATTCGCTCAGATCCACCCTCTCAGCCATCCAGTCCAGGTCACCAAACATATCCTCTGTGGAAGCAAATGAGGCGAGATATTAATGAGCCTTCTATACTAAGAGATGGTGCtcaaaaactatttcaaatattttaattatattgcTTTCTGATTTTTACACAGTCATTACCTTTAATGTCACCTGAGACGGTCTGTCTCAGATGACCAGGGTGGTCCAACcaggggagggagagcaggTCAGACTCCATCCCATTTTTGTCCCCCTGGAGGACGGCCGGCggcgagggaggaggagagtagaagggaggaggagaggaggaagaggacagtgATGAGGAGGTGAGGGGTGACACAGGTGAAGTGTCCCCCACCAATGAGGttcctcctgcttcctgttgTTTCCATTAGGTCAGGGTGTGAAGATGGGAAGCTCATGGCGTCAGCCATGGGAGAGGAAGGTCCCCAAAGAAGGGCCTCCATGTCTTCCAGGCCAAACTGTGAGTTTGTCATCGTCATGGTCATAGTGGCTGTTGTTGGTCACGAGTGGAGTACGTGACAGGACAGTTTCAAACTCTTTTATGCTGTCGAATGCAGCAGTGGTGAGGGTTTCCAAGTAGGACCTGAGGATGGGGGGAAAAATAAGGCATTTGAGGTGAAAATCAAATTATATCAtaacatattataattataataaaattataGAAATATACTGTAATTAATAACGCATATCTAAAGATTTTAAAAGTCAACACTACTTGTGCTGTGTGTACAAATAAATGGTGTGGATAACTAgttataataagaataagaataaataacatTGTGTTAGTCTGATCTCTAAAGACAAATCCCATTTTGGCGCAACACTGCCCCCATCACTGCAATGCTTCACATCACATGTTTCCACCCAGCTACCAGTCTTGTGACTCTGACGTCAGTCTGTCTCCTAACAGGGGCACAGAGGACGTCACCCACTCTCGCTATAAACAGCCACACGTTTGTTCTTGAAACGCCTTCACGAATCCGCCATTTTGACCCAAAGAGGAAGCGAACCATTTACTGGCTGCCACGTAGACACTCATAAAATTAACATTGATGATTTCTACAAATGTAGCAACGCAGTCCTTGACGATTAGATTGGCTTAAATAGTCCTGGTACATTGTATCAAATACAAACTAACATTTCATATTCATGGGGCGTGTCCCGTCATCCCAGTAGATAATGTGTGCTAATATATCCCCACGTATACAACTATTCGATGATTCAGATAAAGTCAAACTATTTTTaagtgtcaaactcatttaaatTGTAATGTGATAAGATATATCTTTGTCCTCGCGGGAAAGTCAGGCTGTCGAGTCGCGTGGCCACGGCAGGCCGGACAGCTGTCATCGAccaaatttaattaaaaaacaataatacttACGACATGTTTGCTGAATTAGAAGTGACTCAGTGCGCTGGATGCACTGTTTGGTTGGCTGCTGCTGGGTCGCGGCACACTTTTACACTGCCATTTCGCCAAATACAGCGATGTTCGATGATGTTGCTTCGTTTGTTGTTCCTCGGAAGGGAAAATGGCGCATGTCGTGGCGCGGTGCTGATATAGTTCAAGCGAGGACGGGCGGTATCCTTCCGCATTGCCCACATTATCACTccgccagtgtttgtgttcCACATTCCATGCATAATCTGCTGCCATCCTAAAAAGTAATCCTGGGTACTACTGGTATTGTGGTTTTATTCATCACAATCATGATTGGTCTTTAACTTTCTTTAAATACTGGCTTTAGTAAATCACAcattagattttttatatatcaaataaatacttaataattaatttataaagcacttttcaaaacaaagttacaaagtgctttacatgataaatggcagacaaacactggggaaaaaaacataattattcatCAATCAAATGTTTATTCAAATATAGCAGCAAAAAGGCATTTCATCtccaatgaaaacacacacacacacacacacacacacacacacacacacacacacacacacacacacacacacacacacacacacacacacctttgagtCAACCAAACATTTCCCACATACTAATCATATGGTCCAGTTCATGATGCAGATTTTCAGCCAACAGCCGAACTCTACCAGAAAGCTTGCTCTTAATTGACTTCTTCAGCTTCTGACCATCCttttctgtaaaatacagatCAATTTCCTTCACAAAAGCCAGAAGCAGTCTCTCAGATGACATCCCACCTGTGTGTGCAACAGCCGCCCTCCTGTCATTGTTCATGTTAAACACCGACTGCGACAGATGTGCCGTCTTCAGTGCATCAGTCTGGGCTCCTGCCCTCTGAATCCTGGCAATGTCGTGCCTTCGCAGCTCATTCATCCCAGAGAGGATAAAACTGAGACAATGTTCGACGTCGACAACATTTCCCTTATAATCGTATACTAGTTTCTCAACGGTCATCCTATTCACAACCTTCTTCTTGTTGGTCATAGCAGTGTGGGCACCCATACCCCCAGCAGATGCCATCATACCAGCACCGACAACTGTAGCGATCAGTGAGGCCCCCATGGTCATAGGAGCAAAGGCGATACCCAAGACTGCAGTCACTCCTCCAACAGCACCCGTGGTGCCTCCAGCAATGTCCATGGTTTTgcccttcttcttcatcttgtcCAGGTTCTCCGAGATGGAGGTGAACTCTGTAATGATTTTCCGCAGGCAGTCGACGTGTTTCATCATGAGGAGGTTGTAGAGACGCAGGGCCTTTCTCACATTAAACGCTCTCTGCTGGAATGATCTGCGTAGGGACAGTGACGAAAAATCTGTTTCTAAATCCAGCTCATTTTGTTAAATTTGATATTGGTTATGGAATAACTTCATTATCACTTGATGACCTGTAATCACGTTTAAGTTGTTATGCTAAAGGACATGTTGTAATTTACAACTGTTCA
Protein-coding sequences here:
- the atf4b gene encoding LOW QUALITY PROTEIN: activating transcription factor 4b (The sequence of the model RefSeq protein was modified relative to this genomic sequence to represent the inferred CDS: deleted 1 base in 1 codon); this translates as MTMTMTNSQFGLEDMEALLWGPSSPMADAMSFPSSHPDLMEQQEAGGTSLVGDTSPVSPLTSSSLSSSSSPPPFYSPPPSPPAVLQGDKNGMESDLLSLPWLDHPGHLRQTVSGDIKEDMFGDLDWMAERVDLSEFDLDSLIGSCSPTEGSPGCPEDLLASLECPMELDSLTLPTISTPALSSLPSASLPCIPSPPTVCSDPPVITVDEPESYIDEQDVPLYVPDPQQELEIKSEPASPDPPSTLVDSPSSPAYTLDLGSEVDVSECEVKPVVATVVSQIPRLVLSLSPTRIVFLLAPKHEIGITTVTTTSHIVHSSPPASPLPKPSRSRPYPEPVYKASPPSPSVKVKSLRDADGEERVTLKAPKAKKLKKMEQNKTAATRYRQKKKSEQELLLDEYALLERKNMELTEKAESMAREMEYLKELMEEVRQARTKKDPGADP